From the Wolbachia endosymbiont (group B) of Protocalliphora azurea genome, one window contains:
- a CDS encoding IS630 family transposase (programmed frameshift): MALRSKLLDEKVVNLAKEMLKKVRNNAYVSKKLQAVIAGKESSISAVARICKISRTALTEWIKHLKFGRVERLFAPSQRRRKSKLKKNQREQIEIWVERNPNITIKEVQIKISEEFGLNISKSTVHREIQRMKFSYITPRPMHHKQDKNKQEEFKKYFNKIVNSHPEKEVFFDESRFGTHSKIGHGWFKKGVRTQVKMKIGRQNFYIYSAVNPRSGKKISLLAPYVNTDCMNIFLEQMSKDLGTKKAFLVMDCASWHRSKSLKFQENITIIYLPPYSPELNPVERLWQYIKYNTLRNRVYDTIGLLADVLCNFIVSISSTTIKRVCNVSYLFD; encoded by the exons ATGGCATTAAGGTCAAAACTATTAGACGAAAAAGTTGTAAATTTGGCGAAAGAAATGTTAAAAAAGGTCAGAAATAACGCATATGTTTCAAAAAAGTTACAAGCGGTGATAGCAGGAAAAGAAAGTAGTATAAGCGCTGTGGCAAGAATATGTAAAATTTCAAGGACTGCTTTGACTGAATGGATAAAGCATCTAAAATTTGGTAGAGTAGAAAGATTATTTGCCCCGTCTCAGCGGCGAAGAAAAAGCAAATTAAAGAAAAATCAACGTGAGCAAATTGAAATATGGGTAGAAAGAAATCCAAATATTACTATTAAGGAAGTGCAGATAAAAATCTCAGAGGAATTTGGCCTAAACATTAGCAAATCAACAGTGCACCGTGAGATACAAAGGATGAAATTTTCTTATATAACACCGAGGCCAATGCACCATAAACAAGATAAAAACAAGCAAGAAGAGTTTAAAAAATACTTCAATAAAATAGTCAATTCCCACCCTGAAAAAGAGGTG TTTTTTGATGAATCACGATTTGGAACTCATTCAAAAATCGGACACGGATGGTTTAAAAAAGGGGTCAGAACGCAGGTTAAAATGAAAATTGGTAGACAAAATTTCTATATCTACAGTGCGGTAAATCCAAGAAGTGGTAAGAAAATCAGCCTACTTGCTCCATATGTAAACACTGATTGTATGAATATATTTCTGGAGCAGATGTCGAAAGATTTAGGCACGAAAAAAGCCTTTCTTGTAATGGATTGTGCAAGTTGGCATAGATCAAAAAGTTTGAAATTTCAGGAAAACATTACCATTATATACTTGCCTCCTTATTCACCGGAACTGAATCCTGTTGAGAGGTTGTGGCAATATATCAAATACAATACTTTACGTAACAGAGTCTACGATACCATAGGCTTACTTGCAGATGTTCTGTGTAATTTTATTGTCAGTATTTCCAGCACTACTATTAAACGAGTTTGTAATGTTTCTTATTTGTTCGATTAG
- a CDS encoding molecular chaperone DnaJ, producing the protein MSQHFKLTGQEFYDSNGLFNVLEIKAEQIVGKDYQALSKFLKKQYNKLILVNHPDKGGNKNRFDQIYKAYQELKKYIKPLESGNPCVKVSVDAESNGRLTAREFHYRRKLFNELKISEEEAVGKDFDGLIAILKRNDCSFGEDLKSYNELQAQIERILLNPNLDNFQRSVQSAKLMQELYQYIAKPSIQLFNYITPLKEKRSLIEEDKKTLALKFIERKNALMLVPKISFLPLAILTTITIGCYFSWWIIALNIIINNASRLLVGHYMKKYANSEISTDEFISKMSYIELSSKLLINYPLAAFSVYLVTINFIANGLTVGGAVLGPLLLLAVLIEMLAPVFSKGCEIYADKHTKDLLEEDPRDRVQKETDLLGRYDPRRLLMPIIMPLVRKCFAEVASKFAERNFDEVKTDMSDVNTEGLSNPQAIEFAQQTV; encoded by the coding sequence ATGAGTCAACATTTTAAGTTAACTGGTCAGGAGTTTTATGATAGTAATGGTCTGTTTAACGTACTAGAGATAAAAGCTGAACAAATTGTAGGTAAAGATTATCAAGCTCTTAGCAAGTTTCTGAAAAAACAATATAATAAATTGATACTTGTAAACCATCCTGACAAAGGTGGAAACAAAAATAGATTTGATCAGATTTATAAAGCTTATCAAGAGCTAAAAAAGTACATTAAACCTTTGGAGTCAGGAAATCCTTGTGTTAAAGTCAGCGTTGATGCTGAAAGTAATGGACGTTTAACGGCAAGAGAGTTTCACTATAGGAGAAAGTTGTTTAACGAGCTAAAAATCAGTGAGGAAGAAGCTGTAGGTAAAGATTTTGATGGGTTGATTGCTATACTAAAAAGAAATGATTGTTCGTTTGGAGAAGACCTAAAAAGCTATAATGAACTTCAGGCTCAAATAGAGAGGATTTTGCTAAATCCAAATTTAGATAATTTTCAGAGGAGTGTACAAAGTGCAAAGTTAATGCAAGAGTTATATCAATATATAGCAAAGCCAAGCATACAATTATTCAATTATATTACTCCTCTAAAAGAAAAGAGAAGCCTAATTGAAGAAGATAAAAAGACATTAGCATTGAAATTTATAGAGCGCAAAAATGCTCTAATGTTAGTACCAAAAATAAGTTTTCTGCCTTTAGCTATATTAACTACAATTACTATAGGTTGCTATTTTTCATGGTGGATCATAGCACTTAATATCATTATTAATAACGCCTCTCGTTTATTAGTAGGTCATTATATGAAAAAGTATGCCAATTCAGAAATTTCTACTGATGAATTCATAAGTAAGATGAGCTATATCGAGCTAAGCAGTAAACTTCTTATCAACTATCCTTTAGCTGCTTTTTCTGTTTATTTAGTTACAATAAATTTCATTGCTAATGGATTAACTGTTGGTGGAGCTGTACTTGGTCCACTATTGTTATTGGCAGTATTAATTGAAATGTTAGCTCCTGTTTTCTCAAAAGGCTGTGAAATATATGCTGACAAGCACACAAAAGATTTACTAGAAGAGGATCCAAGAGATAGAGTGCAAAAGGAGACTGATCTGTTAGGACGGTATGATCCACGAAGGCTATTAATGCCGATAATTATGCCTCTTGTTAGAAAGTGTTTTGCAGAAGTGGCAAGCAAATTTGCTGAGAGGAATTTTGATGAGGTAAAAACTGATATGTCTGATGTTAATACTGAAGGACTATCTAATCCTCAAGCAATTGAATTTGCACAGCAAACAGTATAG
- the serS gene encoding serine--tRNA ligase produces the protein MHDIEHIRKNPKGFEKAIKSRGVKEFTTEEILEIDHKKRSLTTKLQALNKQRNEVTEEIKRLKMNKSPCEEQVKLSKSITSEIETISLKEQTEKNKLVDILSNLPNISAQNVPTGEDESSNVEIRKYGKRRKFDFTPKFHYELGERLGLMDFEQAAKISGSRFTILKGQLAKLGRALINFMLETHVNEFGYTEVHHPVLVKDRAMYNVGQLPKFFDDSYLTTDKLRLIPTSEVVLTNLVADKIIEEKELPIRFTAYSECFRKEAGSAGRDTRGMIRQHQFGKVELVSITTEDQSKDELERMTSVAEEILKKLELPYRVMLLCSGDMGFAAQKTYDIEVWLPEQNKYREISSCSNCGTFQARRMNTKYFLETDRKTKKYVHTLNGSALAIGRTVVAIMENYQNSDGSVTIPNVLQRYMSNDTVISKQ, from the coding sequence ATGCATGATATAGAACATATACGCAAAAACCCTAAAGGATTTGAAAAAGCAATAAAAAGCAGAGGGGTGAAAGAATTTACTACAGAAGAAATATTAGAGATTGACCATAAAAAAAGATCACTGACTACTAAATTGCAAGCTTTAAATAAGCAACGAAACGAGGTCACGGAAGAAATAAAGAGGCTTAAAATGAACAAAAGCCCATGTGAAGAACAAGTAAAGTTATCAAAAAGCATCACAAGTGAGATAGAGACAATCAGCCTCAAGGAGCAAACAGAAAAAAATAAGTTAGTGGATATTTTATCTAACTTACCAAATATTTCTGCACAAAATGTACCAACAGGTGAAGATGAGAGCTCCAACGTAGAAATCAGAAAATATGGAAAGAGAAGAAAATTTGATTTTACACCAAAATTTCATTATGAACTCGGAGAAAGGTTAGGCTTGATGGATTTTGAACAAGCAGCAAAAATTTCTGGATCAAGGTTTACAATACTAAAAGGACAGTTAGCTAAGCTTGGACGAGCATTAATAAATTTTATGCTGGAAACACATGTTAATGAATTTGGTTATACTGAAGTGCATCATCCAGTTTTAGTAAAGGATAGGGCGATGTATAATGTTGGTCAACTACCAAAATTTTTTGATGATTCATATTTAACTACCGATAAATTAAGATTAATTCCCACAAGTGAAGTAGTTTTAACAAATTTAGTTGCTGACAAAATAATAGAAGAAAAAGAACTGCCTATTCGTTTTACTGCATATTCAGAATGTTTTCGTAAAGAAGCTGGTAGCGCAGGACGAGATACAAGAGGTATGATAAGGCAACACCAATTTGGTAAAGTGGAGTTGGTAAGCATCACAACTGAAGACCAGTCAAAAGACGAGCTTGAACGTATGACTAGTGTTGCTGAAGAGATATTAAAAAAACTAGAATTACCGTACAGAGTAATGCTACTTTGCAGTGGCGATATGGGTTTTGCTGCACAAAAGACTTATGATATAGAGGTATGGTTACCTGAGCAAAATAAGTACAGAGAAATATCAAGCTGCTCAAATTGCGGTACGTTCCAGGCAAGAAGAATGAACACTAAATACTTCTTAGAAACTGACAGAAAAACAAAAAAATACGTTCACACTTTAAACGGCTCAGCTTTAGCCATAGGAAGAACAGTTGTTGCCATAATGGAGAACTATCAAAATTCCGATGGGTCAGTTACAATACCAAACGTGTTGCAAAGATACATGAGTAATGATACTGTTATAAGCAAACAATAA
- the icd gene encoding isocitrate dehydrogenase, translated as MSTSVTVAYGDGIGPEIMEAVLSILREAKAEISIDIIEIGECVYSKEWSHGISPSGWESIERTKILLKSPTTTPQGKGHKSLNVALRKNLGLYANIRPCISYHPVIENKFDKFDVVVIRENEEDVYTGIEHRLTGDSYQCTKIITRSGSEKICRYAFEYAKKHNRKKVTCLTKDNIMKMTDGAFHAAFDRIAKEYPDIKAEHYIVDIGMARVATEPENFDVIVTENLYGDILSDIVAQTSGSVGLAGSSNIGNEYAMFEAVHGSAPDIAGKNIANPSGLLNAAVHMLVYIGQVSTAKLIYDAWLKTLEDGVHTADLYKEKKSKQKVGTKEFAKAVIDNLGKKPTTLSELIISSDSDSKINKVQDNYEQDYKVKKLVGSDITLAWDKSNNFDQIVRLFESSNLKMIAIYSKGLAIWPGGSKSSSDQIICRFIANNEITNSDVNNLLIKFEEHNFDVVRMDKLYLYDGKEGFFS; from the coding sequence ATGTCAACATCAGTCACAGTTGCGTATGGTGATGGTATCGGACCAGAAATTATGGAAGCGGTGCTGTCGATATTGCGTGAAGCGAAAGCAGAGATCTCAATAGATATTATTGAAATAGGAGAGTGTGTTTATAGTAAAGAATGGTCTCACGGCATTTCTCCAAGTGGTTGGGAATCTATCGAAAGGACAAAGATATTACTCAAATCTCCAACAACAACCCCTCAAGGTAAAGGGCACAAAAGCTTAAACGTTGCACTCAGAAAGAACTTAGGGCTGTATGCAAACATTAGACCATGCATTTCGTATCACCCTGTTATAGAAAATAAATTCGATAAATTTGATGTTGTTGTAATACGCGAAAATGAAGAGGACGTTTACACCGGAATAGAGCATAGGCTCACTGGTGACTCGTACCAATGCACTAAAATTATTACTAGATCTGGCTCAGAAAAAATATGCAGGTATGCTTTTGAATATGCGAAAAAACATAACAGAAAGAAAGTAACTTGCCTGACTAAAGACAACATAATGAAAATGACTGACGGCGCTTTTCATGCAGCGTTTGATCGTATTGCAAAAGAATATCCGGATATAAAGGCGGAACATTATATAGTTGATATTGGAATGGCACGTGTTGCCACAGAACCCGAGAATTTCGATGTTATAGTAACTGAAAATCTATATGGCGACATATTATCAGACATAGTAGCACAAACCTCAGGTTCTGTAGGGCTTGCAGGAAGTAGCAATATAGGTAATGAATATGCAATGTTTGAAGCGGTTCACGGCTCTGCTCCTGATATTGCAGGAAAAAATATAGCTAATCCTTCTGGTCTTTTAAATGCCGCAGTACATATGTTGGTCTATATTGGTCAAGTGAGTACTGCAAAACTAATCTACGATGCATGGCTCAAGACTTTGGAAGATGGAGTACATACCGCTGATTTATATAAGGAGAAAAAGAGTAAACAAAAGGTTGGAACAAAAGAATTTGCAAAAGCTGTTATAGATAATCTAGGGAAAAAACCCACAACGTTATCTGAGCTTATAATTAGCAGTGATTCGGATAGTAAAATAAATAAAGTACAAGACAATTACGAACAAGATTACAAAGTTAAAAAGCTAGTGGGTAGTGATATAACGCTTGCCTGGGACAAATCCAACAATTTTGATCAAATAGTTAGGTTATTTGAATCGAGTAATCTGAAAATGATAGCAATATACTCAAAAGGACTTGCAATTTGGCCAGGAGGCTCAAAGTCTTCAAGTGACCAAATAATCTGCAGGTTTATTGCAAATAATGAAATTACAAATAGTGATGTGAATAACTTGCTAATCAAATTTGAGGAACACAATTTTGATGTGGTGAGAATGGATAAGTTGTATTTGTATGATGGGAAAGAGGGTTTCTTCTCTTAG
- the purD gene encoding phosphoribosylamine--glycine ligase, whose product MKVLVIGSGGREHALLWALKKSPTLTKLYVTPGRPAMENFGVLVNINIQDSVDVIQFCKKENIELVIIGPEQPIINGLADDLAAEGINVFAPSQAAAKLEASKSFTKELCKQYGIPTAKYERFIDERLAKNFVRSNKIKFPLVIKANGIAAGKGVIICHTENEAFSAIDSMLVEKNLGESGEEIIIEEFLIGEEVSFFALIDGLKVVTLGCAKDYKRVSENNEGQNTGGMGSYSSPSIISKEMEQKIIQKIIYPTIQALTNMGTSYKGVLFAGLMICKDSPKLLEYNVRFGDPEIQSMLPRLDPNCDLLKLMLSVAEGKLNTKMVEFNHKTTVCVVVASKGYPGDYQKGEVIKGLDKIENIPGVLVFHAGTKLDENGNWISDGGRVLNIVGEGNTVEEAKSKVYSALNFLEWSGGFFRYDIGS is encoded by the coding sequence ATGAAGGTTCTGGTTATAGGTTCTGGTGGGCGTGAGCATGCTTTACTTTGGGCTTTAAAGAAGTCTCCTACCTTGACTAAGTTATATGTTACTCCTGGTCGCCCGGCCATGGAAAATTTTGGAGTTCTTGTGAATATAAATATTCAAGATTCAGTGGATGTTATACAATTTTGCAAGAAAGAAAATATAGAGCTAGTAATTATTGGTCCAGAGCAACCGATAATTAATGGACTTGCTGATGATTTAGCTGCAGAGGGAATAAATGTTTTTGCTCCAAGTCAAGCAGCTGCAAAACTTGAGGCATCAAAGTCTTTTACGAAGGAACTATGTAAACAGTATGGTATACCAACTGCAAAGTATGAGCGTTTTATTGATGAAAGGTTAGCTAAAAATTTTGTCCGTAGTAATAAAATAAAATTTCCGCTTGTAATTAAAGCAAATGGAATTGCAGCAGGGAAAGGCGTCATAATATGCCACACAGAAAATGAAGCTTTTTCAGCAATAGATTCAATGCTAGTGGAGAAAAATCTTGGTGAGTCAGGTGAAGAAATAATCATAGAAGAGTTTTTAATTGGAGAGGAAGTAAGTTTTTTTGCTCTTATTGATGGGTTGAAGGTAGTAACCCTTGGGTGTGCAAAAGATTACAAGAGAGTTAGTGAAAATAATGAGGGACAAAATACTGGAGGCATGGGGTCATACTCATCACCTTCGATTATAAGTAAGGAGATGGAGCAAAAAATTATCCAAAAAATAATATATCCTACAATTCAAGCACTGACTAACATGGGAACATCCTATAAAGGAGTACTCTTTGCTGGTTTAATGATTTGCAAAGATAGTCCAAAGCTTCTTGAGTATAATGTTAGGTTTGGGGATCCGGAAATACAATCTATGTTACCTAGACTTGATCCAAATTGTGATTTGCTAAAGTTGATGTTATCAGTTGCAGAAGGCAAGTTAAATACAAAAATGGTGGAGTTTAATCACAAAACTACAGTTTGTGTAGTCGTTGCAAGTAAAGGCTATCCTGGTGATTATCAAAAAGGAGAGGTAATTAAAGGATTGGATAAAATTGAAAACATTCCTGGAGTGCTAGTATTTCATGCTGGTACTAAGCTAGATGAAAATGGTAATTGGATTTCCGATGGCGGAAGGGTACTAAATATAGTAGGAGAAGGAAACACTGTGGAAGAAGCTAAAAGTAAAGTGTACTCAGCATTAAATTTTCTAGAATGGTCAGGTGGGTTCTTCAGGTATGATATTGGTAGTTAA
- a CDS encoding recombinase family protein, with the protein MGFKEGQMVTVCLYARVSSGKQVEGNTIESQIAALEKQINLDGYRLLSEYKFIDNGYSGSHLVRPDLEKLRDKVTEGKIDKIYIHSPDRLSRKYAYQMVLIEEFEKAGAKVVFLNYEINGNPESQLLLQMQGMIAEYERAKIMERSRRGKIYAANKGYVNVMGGAPYGYRYIDKHMGGGQALFEINEKEADVVRKVFLWIGRERTSIGEVCRRLNTMSIKTQKGKERWNKGTIWSMLKNPAYKGQAAFGRRRLGVRLKQVIPNSITNRTNKKHYKLV; encoded by the coding sequence ATGGGATTCAAGGAGGGTCAAATGGTAACAGTATGTTTATATGCGAGAGTTTCTTCGGGGAAACAAGTAGAAGGAAATACGATAGAAAGTCAAATTGCAGCTTTAGAGAAGCAAATTAATCTGGACGGATACAGATTGTTAAGTGAGTATAAATTTATTGATAACGGCTACAGTGGATCTCATTTAGTCCGCCCTGATTTAGAAAAATTACGTGATAAAGTAACAGAAGGTAAAATTGATAAGATTTACATTCATTCTCCTGATCGTTTATCTAGAAAATATGCATATCAAATGGTGCTGATTGAAGAATTTGAAAAAGCAGGAGCAAAAGTGGTTTTTTTAAATTATGAGATTAACGGTAACCCAGAATCTCAATTACTGTTACAAATGCAAGGTATGATAGCAGAATATGAACGTGCGAAAATTATGGAACGAAGTCGTCGTGGTAAAATCTATGCAGCTAACAAAGGCTATGTAAATGTAATGGGAGGAGCTCCTTATGGTTATCGTTATATAGATAAGCATATGGGAGGAGGACAAGCTTTATTTGAGATTAACGAAAAAGAAGCTGATGTCGTTCGTAAAGTATTTTTGTGGATAGGCAGAGAAAGAACAAGTATTGGGGAAGTATGTCGTCGGCTAAATACTATGTCCATTAAGACACAAAAAGGAAAAGAACGCTGGAATAAAGGTACAATTTGGAGTATGTTGAAAAACCCTGCTTACAAAGGACAAGCAGCTTTTGGTAGAAGAAGGTTAGGAGTAAGATTAAAGCAAGTAATACCAAATTCCATTACTAATCGAACAAATAAGAAACATTACAAACTCGTTTAA
- the nth gene encoding endonuclease III encodes MDSKKVELIFEKFQQSNPAPKIELNYTNHFTLLVAIVLSARTTDISVNKITKELFSIADTPEKMLNLGQSELRKCISSIGLYNSKAKNIIGLSKILIERYNSKVPTNFDDLVSLPGVGRKSANVFLNSGLGIPTLAVDTHVFRVSNRVGLVKEKDVLKTEQSLLNVVPKKYLLYAHHWLVLHGRYICKAQKPLCEACTIHDLCEFECKRYKV; translated from the coding sequence ATGGACTCAAAAAAAGTAGAATTAATATTTGAAAAATTTCAACAGTCAAATCCTGCGCCAAAAATAGAGCTAAATTATACCAATCATTTTACGTTATTAGTTGCAATAGTTCTGTCAGCGCGGACGACCGATATAAGTGTTAATAAAATTACAAAGGAGCTATTTAGTATCGCTGATACGCCAGAAAAGATGTTGAATCTTGGGCAAAGTGAGCTGAGAAAATGCATAAGCAGTATTGGTTTATATAATTCCAAAGCAAAAAATATAATCGGGCTCAGCAAAATATTGATTGAGAGGTACAATAGCAAAGTGCCTACTAATTTCGATGATTTGGTATCTTTACCAGGGGTTGGGAGAAAGAGCGCTAATGTGTTCTTAAATTCAGGGCTTGGTATTCCAACATTGGCAGTTGATACTCACGTTTTTAGAGTGAGCAATAGAGTTGGGCTTGTGAAAGAAAAAGATGTACTTAAAACAGAGCAGTCTCTTTTGAATGTAGTGCCAAAAAAATACCTACTTTATGCTCATCATTGGCTAGTTTTACACGGTAGATACATTTGCAAGGCACAAAAACCTTTGTGTGAAGCGTGCACAATTCATGATTTATGTGAGTTTGAATGCAAGAGGTATAAAGTCTAG
- a CDS encoding RDD family protein, with protein sequence MDTKISYARVTRRIFAFAFDHILLTAIKYFIGFNVGCTLGSLTPNAVKIISDNATILNVTALILALAFYAFTIIEFGGTPGQLLLRMHIKDKNTLEKITITQTIIRTGTFGVLYFIIFYTILSISSLFIILPIIIILFATFDKHKQFLNDKIAKTVVIDYKPS encoded by the coding sequence ATGGATACTAAAATAAGCTATGCAAGAGTTACGAGACGCATTTTTGCATTTGCGTTTGATCATATTTTATTAACGGCGATAAAGTATTTTATTGGATTTAACGTTGGATGTACCTTAGGTTCTTTAACACCCAATGCGGTTAAAATAATTTCAGACAACGCAACAATTCTTAATGTAACAGCGCTAATATTGGCATTAGCATTTTATGCATTTACGATAATAGAATTCGGCGGAACTCCGGGACAATTATTGCTTCGTATGCATATAAAAGACAAAAATACACTTGAAAAAATCACTATAACACAAACAATAATCAGAACAGGAACTTTTGGAGTGTTATATTTTATAATTTTTTATACAATATTGAGTATTTCTAGTCTATTTATAATTTTACCAATTATTATCATATTGTTTGCAACATTTGATAAGCATAAACAGTTCCTTAATGACAAAATTGCAAAAACAGTAGTGATAGACTATAAACCTAGTTGA